The genomic interval TAAGTATGATATATCACAGGAGCATATTGACTCCTTTATGAAAAGTATGCGATTAGACTTAACTAAGTCTGATTATCTTACAGATGAGGAATATCGAGAGTATATTTACGGTAGTGCAGATGTAGTAGGTCTTATGTGTCTAACCGTTTTTGTTCAAGGCGATAAAAATCATTTTGAAGACCTAAAGGAAAGTGCCATGAGTTTAGGTTCTGCATTTCAAAAAGTAAATTTTTTACGTGATTTAAAAGCTGATTTTGAGGGTCTGAGCCGAACCTATTTTCCAAATACTAATTTAGTTGATCTTGACGAAGCCTCTAAACAACAGATAATACAAGATATAGAGGAAGATTTTGAAAAGGGACTCGCGGGTATTAATAAATTGCCAATAGAAGCAAAGTTCGGAGTTTATACAGCTTTTCGCTATTATAAAAAACTCTTAACCAAACTTAAGAAAGTCCCATCTGCAGAAATTAAAAACACACGCATACGTGTACCAGATTATGTAAAAGCTACACTACTCGCTCGTAGTTATGTAAAATATAGATTAAACCTTATTTAAATATAGAATATCGCAACAATGGACATATTTCTT from Dokdonia sp. Hel_I_53 carries:
- a CDS encoding phytoene/squalene synthase family protein gives rise to the protein MKSLFDTVSRSCAKVVTKSYSTSFASATKMLAPSIRQDIYNIYGFVRFADEIVDSFHDYDKALLFDRFENDLENALHDKISLNPILNAFQETVHKYDISQEHIDSFMKSMRLDLTKSDYLTDEEYREYIYGSADVVGLMCLTVFVQGDKNHFEDLKESAMSLGSAFQKVNFLRDLKADFEGLSRTYFPNTNLVDLDEASKQQIIQDIEEDFEKGLAGINKLPIEAKFGVYTAFRYYKKLLTKLKKVPSAEIKNTRIRVPDYVKATLLARSYVKYRLNLI